GTGGCGGcgatggtggaagcagcggtgctcGAGTTTGTGCCTGACATGATTTCTCTCGATGCCTCTCTAGATAGGTTTCAGGTTTCTCTCTCGATCAACTAGATCGATATCTTAGAAAAGCTAGACGTACGAGAGGAAGGGCTCTGATGACCATGTAAGATTTGATGGGAAGCGTTAAACCCTTTGCCGGGCCGCATGTGTATTTATGGAAAGATTGTCGTGGCTTACAAGGTTTGGAATATCGCTAGGATGCTTCCAGAATACATCGGGAGAGAGACATATGACTTGGAGAGGAAGAACAgaacaaaagaagagataggaACGGAATACAGTTTAAAACAGACAGCTATCTCTACAATCTCTATTCTAACAAAACATTTATATTGTCTCGTATTGAGAAGCTTCCGAATTTGCTCCATTTTTCAGGCAATTTTCGCTAAAACAATTTCTCGGATCACAGCGCAAATCAACGGCTCTAGACGGATGCACAGGTGCGTGTCCGTGCGAATGTTCAtggaatttttctttttctcgtttCGAAACTCAAGCGGATAAGGATTGGGGATTGGATAAGAACAGCGGCCGTCCCCTGCTGCGCTGTAATTTAAAGTGCAGGTAGCTTGTACTCGCATGCTTTTCCGATCAACTTTCGTCCGGTGGGTGCATGCATGCTTTTGGATCGACCGACTTTGTTCCGTTGTTGCACACTAATAAAACCCTTTGATTATGGTGACTCCGCGGTCTGCCCCGGATTAGGTAGCACTGCTGCTTCAGCACGCACGATATATGTTAACTAGTGCCAATTATGTTCAGTAGATCTACTTACTTTTTATATGTGGGCATAGCTTTGCCAAAATCTTCATTAAGCTACAGCTGGCCCTGGGTTTATACAAATCGGGGCCGCTCGTTGATCATTGCCCAGCCCTGCACCGTACCGCCGCTGCCGTCCACCAAACGACAGTACTGTTCTGCTGTCCGATGGGAGCTGCGGAGCGAACAGTACTGAGAGCACGTAGCCGAGCAGAGGACAGTGCAGATGAAGATATATTCTTTTTCTCCACGAGGAGATTAGAAGATTTATTAACCGTATATCATCAGCCATGCAAGGAGAACTGAGTTTCCTACTAATGGGGAAGAAAATACAGCTCTAATTATCGTCTGTATCAAGCGAGGGCTCCTTAGCACCTAGTTGATTAAAGCATCTCAGCACACTCAAACCTCTGACTGCTGATAAGTGTTAGAAGTTGCATTTTTAGGGGTTTTGAATGCCATATCATATATTTGGCGTGGCCGATATTACTGATTTTCACCGAATTTAGCGTTTCCTTGGTTTTCATTTCGGCGAAGGGACCACAATTTTCACTTAAATTTGATTGAAATCCAACTGATGAATATTAAAAAAATTGGAAATACTTTAgaaattatttgaatttgtgtagTATGATGAAATATTCTGACCAAAAGGTAATTATTTCATAACGAAGTGACTGAAATTTGCAAAATTTCGATAATTTtcactgaaagtgaaaaccatATTCCCACTACCAATTCGGAGGCTGGTTCAACTCAAATAAAATAAAACTGGGGCCCGTTTTTCCATGTACATACATGTGCGGTAGCGCCATCTGTGCATCTTTCTtgtattgcaaaaaaaaaaaaaaaactcgcaCACTTAAAATACATTTACCCTTGGACTTGGTATACGAATATGATGGGAATAGTACCTCAAAGTTAGAAGTGAGATATAGATGGCATGCACATATATATTGATCAAGTGTTTTTTTGATAAACATATATTGATCAAGTTACCACGTACACGAATACAAGGAAATTTACAATGCAAAGTATACTTGATCCCAGCAACTAAAACCCATCCGGGACTCGATGTATCACATCTTTACACTTAAAATACATGCATAAAAAGAAGAGGGTACATGCCCACGCTGTCACGCATGCGCAATCGTACGTACGTGCATGTATATACATGATGATGTAACTGCTACACATTCGTGCACACGACGTATTCCTGTCCCCCGACACACGCATGCCAGCCATGGACAAGCAAGCATGCATGCGCCGTTGCGTGCGCACGGCACCCCACCACGTCCAAGCAATCATGGAATCGATCTCCGGCAGGCCTCGCCGCACAATGCCGTCGCAGCTAGGTAACTTCATCGGCTCGCCGATCACGCGGCGGCCTCCTGGAGGTAGTACGGGAGCAGCCCGATGTGGTTCTGGCGGCGCAGCTGGGCGTAGAAGCGGGCGAtgaactcctccgcctcgtcgtccACGGCCTCGCCCAGGCCCAGCTGGTCGGTGTCGACCTCGTCCGACGAGAAGTTGGACACCCGCACCGAGAACCCGCCGTCGGCCGCGCCGGGCACCAGCGGTGACATCCCCGCCGGCGTGCATTCCTCCCCCAGCGCGAGCTCAGACTCCTCGTGCATCATCATCAGCGCCCCGGGCGACGACGGCGCCGGGGACGCGGCCGCCGCGTTGGCGTAGTACTCGATCATGTGCCGCGGCGGCGTGGCGGGCGCGGGGTGCTCGGCGCGGAGGCGGCCGGGCTGGTCGACGTCGTCGGCGGCGCCGAGGCAGGGGAAGGCGAGGCGGCGCATGGAGAAGGAGCCCGGGTCGGGGCTGTCGCCGCAGGAGAACTCGTACTCGCGGCGGCGCAGCGCGCGGCCGCCGTGGTgaccgtggtggtggtggtgcgagaGGAGGTTGGCGACGGAGCGCGAGACGGCCTTGTTGCGGCGCTTCATGAGGAGGTGCGCGCCGAGGAGCAGCTTGCGCTTGCCCTTGCGCATCATGAAGAAGACCGCCCGCAGGTACCCCCACATCCTCCTCGCCGCCACCGGCGTCGAGTGCACGTCCATGTCGACGTACCACCTTCCCCCTCAACTCAAGCCTGTCTGTGTCGCCGTGCCTCTGACTCTCTGTTCGCTCGTGTGTTTgttcgtcgtcggcggcggcggtggattgcAATGTGGAGTTGGGCGGTGGTGGTGCCGGTGGTATATATAGGCACGGGAGGTGAAAGGGAGGGGGGGAGGAATGGAGGCTTCGCTTAGCCAGGAAGGCAGGGGAGAAAACAGGTCCGGGTCCGGGGAGTTGGACGTCTGGATAATAATAAGATTTTGGTTAGGTGGCGCCTTGGCTTGGCTcggctgcttcttcttcctcctcgctcgctTTTCCTTCCTCCTTTTGCGCTCGCGTGCTCCACCGATCCACTCGCGCTGCCCAAGCCAACTTGGAAGGAAGGTGGGGAAGGGCCGTTGCCGGGCGGTGGGGGGCAAAGCGAGGCCCGAAGCAGGGGATCGCACAAGCACAAATGCCTTCTTCTCCTCGCTATCCTTCTGACTTTGCCCCTTGGTCCAGACAAGTTCAGATTGCTGGTAGACATTGCGTACACATGCACCGTTTACTATGCGACCCAGCAGTCAAGTGTGCTGGTATCTTTGGATGGATGCTTCGTTAACTGGACGTGGAGTATCTacacccgagctcaaatgagcttgggtgaacagtaaaatcaaaaaacattttaaaaatgtttaaaaaattctgaattttttttgtgatgaactttgacaaatgttctaaCGGCTTGCAAAATTTCATCTTCAGATCACATTCGTGGAAGGGGTGacaaaaaacaaaatcgatgcttcGAAAATGCTACTTTCAAAGCATTTCGGAGCactgattttgtttttttgccacgcctaCGAATGTGATATGAAGATGAAATTTTGCAAGCAGTTAGAATATTTGTCAATGTTTACCACAAAAaacattcagaattttttgagcatttttaaaatattttttgattttactattcatccgagctcatttgagcttggGCTGAGAAAGGACTTTCCGTCGTTAACTACTATGGGTAAAAATTAATCCTTCACGCAGAGAGTCAGAGACCAACCCCAACAGAAGAAAACAGCTGCATGCTACTACTACAGTGTCACGCTGAACGCGTGTGAAGATGTTCAGAACAGAGCACAGGGCATCAGGCGTCCACCATGGTTGTTCGTGtgagagcatctatagccggaccTTTCAAATCCATCTCATACATCCGGGCGGGCCGCCCGGTCAATGTCTGGTCACATTTTTTGACCCAGATGGGCTCTTTAGACGGGCCTCAAACGCCCAGGCATGCCCATCACGTCAGTCTGACGACAGGGTCCCCCGTGGAAACACCCGGAAACCCGATGGTTCGACGGATGTCGGGTTCGTCGCCGCGTGGCGCCGCTTCGACTCGCCGCCCAAGACCAAATCCGGCTATTTAAGCCGACCGGCGTCCCGCAACCCTAACCCATCCACCTCCCCTCTCTACGCGCCGCCAGTCCGAACCCATCCAGCTCCTT
The Triticum dicoccoides isolate Atlit2015 ecotype Zavitan chromosome 3A, WEW_v2.0, whole genome shotgun sequence genome window above contains:
- the LOC119270224 gene encoding uncharacterized protein LOC119270224 encodes the protein MDVHSTPVAARRMWGYLRAVFFMMRKGKRKLLLGAHLLMKRRNKAVSRSVANLLSHHHHHGHHGGRALRRREYEFSCGDSPDPGSFSMRRLAFPCLGAADDVDQPGRLRAEHPAPATPPRHMIEYYANAAAASPAPSSPGALMMMHEESELALGEECTPAGMSPLVPGAADGGFSVRVSNFSSDEVDTDQLGLGEAVDDEAEEFIARFYAQLRRQNHIGLLPYYLQEAAA